Genomic segment of Bacteroidota bacterium:
GGCAGTGACGTTAAAACAAATGAAACTAAATACAGTTACTATATAAAGTGTTTTTCTCATTGTGCTGGCAATTTTAATGAAAGAGCAATTGTACGGTCTGTGTCACATAATTTTTTACATTCATCCAAGTATGTCCGCCGCCGGTAATAAGCGTTTTGTGATTAACATTTTTAGCTTTCAGGAAATCTATAAACTCCAGTGTTGGCTTATATAAAAAATCTTCGCTTCCCACACTTACCCACAGCAACTTCAATTCTTTATTAGTTCGTTCTGGATTTTCATATACATTTTTAAAGCTGCTTTCCATTTCGGGAGTCGATAGGTACGCACTATAACAACATATCCAGGAAAATTTATCCATATTGCCGAAGGCGGTCCTTAATGTTTGCCCACCGCCTCTAGAGAATCCGCCAATGGCACGGTTGTTTTTATTATTGATGGTGCGATAATTATTTTCAATGTAGGGGATCACTTTTGTGATCAAATCGGTTTCAAAGAGCTTTGCTCTTTTTACAGCATCCTCTCCATCTCTTGAAATAATATCTGCTGGTTTTGCTTTTCCTGTTTGTTCCGCTATTCTTGCCATTGGATTTCCGTAAGGCATCACGATGATCATCGGTTGTGCTTTTCCTTCGGCGATGAGGTTGTCAAGAATAAGGTTGGTGCGACCTACTTTAAAAAATGTTTCTTCTGTATCTGTTGTTCCGCTGATTAAATAAAAAACAGGATATTTTTTTGATGTTGCTTTGTCATAACTGGGTGGAGTATAAACTACCAATGAACCGGTTGACCCTTCCACTGATGGATAATATTCATAAGTAACACTACCATGTGGTACGTCTTTCATAGCATGTGCCAATGCAGTATCGCCGGGAATGTCTACAAGACTTGCTTTAAAACGTTCATTGGAAAAATAAGCTACATTGGCTGGGTCCATTACCGTTACACCATCTACCACGAAACTATAAGGATAAATGTCTGGCTTTACCGGCCCAACTGTTACACTCCAGATTCCAATTGAATCTTTTGTCATTGGAACCTGTGCAGATCCAAACTGGCTACCGCCAAGCAAAACTTGTTTAGCAAAAGGTGCCAGGTAACGAAATGTAATTTTTTTATCGGCCTGAACTTGCGGGGAGATAATGAATGGACCACGGGGCGGTTGGCTGACGGAAATATTGCTAACACAAAACATCATTCCTAAAAGAAAAATGTATACTTTTTTTTTATACATATGGCTTATACTGTGTTAATAATTGTTTATTCATTGTTAGTGTACAAATTGCCGTTGATCGGAACAGCAATTGATGTTACAATGAAGCAAAAAGCAATCGGGTTTAATTTTTAAGTTGTGCGAATAACAAGCATTCAATCAGTGCGACGAAATCACTATCAAAATAAATGTCATCTTTACACTTATTAGTATTAAAACTAATTATAAATAGCCAGAAAATTGTTCATAAA
This window contains:
- a CDS encoding esterase, with amino-acid sequence MYKKKVYIFLLGMMFCVSNISVSQPPRGPFIISPQVQADKKITFRYLAPFAKQVLLGGSQFGSAQVPMTKDSIGIWSVTVGPVKPDIYPYSFVVDGVTVMDPANVAYFSNERFKASLVDIPGDTALAHAMKDVPHGSVTYEYYPSVEGSTGSLVVYTPPSYDKATSKKYPVFYLISGTTDTEETFFKVGRTNLILDNLIAEGKAQPMIIVMPYGNPMARIAEQTGKAKPADIISRDGEDAVKRAKLFETDLITKVIPYIENNYRTINNKNNRAIGGFSRGGGQTLRTAFGNMDKFSWICCYSAYLSTPEMESSFKNVYENPERTNKELKLLWVSVGSEDFLYKPTLEFIDFLKAKNVNHKTLITGGGHTWMNVKNYVTQTVQLLFH